From the Anguilla anguilla isolate fAngAng1 chromosome 6, fAngAng1.pri, whole genome shotgun sequence genome, one window contains:
- the blk gene encoding tyrosine-protein kinase Blk, giving the protein MGCTCSKRNQASGSSPPSLHSESLQLTKHTPGPALPVPDQPRAEASHLGNAEKDVVIAQWDFKPINNDDLKMNKGDKLKIIEENGAWCLARSLVSGEEGYVPSSYVSTPGSQEEEGWLFINLSRRDTERLLLAPGNSVGSFLIRESETTKGGFSLSIRDCGAAEQGDVVKHYKIRALDHGGYYISPTSTFPSLQELVQYYQRTADGLCQRLMAPCRSGMPERSWALDEWEIPRHTLRMVQKLGAGQFGEVWMGYYKNSQKVAIKMLKEGSMEPEAFLQEANLMKQLYHDRLVRLYAVVTQEPILIITEFMANGSLLDFLKTDSGKKLKIPKLIDMSAQIAEGMAYIERKKYIHRDLRAANILVSETLHCKIADFGLARIIESEYTAQEGAKFPIKWTAPEAINYGTFSIKSDVWSFGVLLTEIITHGRTPYPDMTNPEVIRNLDHSYRMPRPENCPEALYDIMMTCWRERPEDRPTFEHLQDILNDYFISTEGQYEMQS; this is encoded by the exons ATGGGCTGTACCTGCAGCAAACGAAACCAGGCCAGCGGTTCGAGtcctccctccctgcacagTGAGAGCCTGCAGCTAACCAAACACACCCCAGGACCAGCACTTCCT GTACCAGATCAGCCGCGAGCAGAAGCTTCTCATCTTGGTAATGCAG AAAAAGATGTTGTCATCGCGCAGTGGGACTTCAAACCAATCAACAACGATGAcctgaaaatgaataaaggaGACAAACTGAAGATTATAGAGGA GAATGGTGCTTGGTGCTTGGCCCGCTCCCTGGTCTCTGGAGAAGAGGGTTATGTGCCGTCTTCATACGTGAGCACGCCAGGgtcacaggaggaggaggg GTGGTTATTTATAAATTTGAGCCGCAGGGACACagagcgcctcctgctggcacCAGGGAACAGTGTAGGATCTTTTCTGATCCGAGAGAGCGAGACAACCAAAG GGGGGTTCTCTCTGTCCATCAGGGACTGTGGAGCTGCAGAACAGGGGGACGTTGTGAAACACTACAAAATCCGAGCCCTGGACCACGGTGGATACTACATTTCCCCGACCTCCACCTTCCCCTCTCTGCAGGAGCTGGTGCAGTATTATCAAA GGACGGCAGATGGCCTGTGCCAGCGCTTGATGGCGCCGTGCCGCTCGGGGATGCCAGAGCGCTCGTGGGCGCTGGACGAGTGGGAGATTCCTCGGCACACGCTGCGCATGGTGCAGAAGCTGGGGGCAGGGCAGTTTGGCGAAGTGTggatgg GCTATTATAAGAACAGCCAAAAGGTGGCGATAAAGATGCTGAAGGAGGGCAGTATGGAGCCGGAGGCTTTCCTGCAGGAGGCCAACCTGATGAAGCAGCTGTATCACGACCGTCTGGTGCGCCTGTACGCCGTCGTCACCCAGGAGCCCATACTCATCATCACTGAGTTCATGGCCAacg GAAGTCTGCTAGACTTTCTGAAAACAGACAGTGGAAAGAAGCTGAAGATTCCTAAGCTGATAGATATGTCAGCACAG ATTGCGGAGGGCATGGCGTATATCGAGCGCAAAAAATACATCCACAGGGACCTGCGAGCCGCCAACATCCTGGTGTCTGAAACGCTGCACTGCAAGATCGCCGACTTCGGCCTGGCCAGGATCATTGAGTCCGAGTACACAGCACAGGAAG GAGCCAAGTTTCCCATCAAATGGACAGCACCAGAGGCCATAAACTACGGCACCTTCAGCATCAAGTCCGATGTGTGGTCGTTTGGTGTTCTGCTCACAGAGATAATTACACACGGGAGAACACCTTATCCAG ACATGACCAACCCTGAGGTCATCAGAAACCTGGACCACAGCTACCGCATGCCGCGGCCGGAGAACTGTCCCGAGGCGCTGTATGACATCATGATGACATGCTGGCGGGAGCGGCCCGAAGATAGGCCTACGTTTGAGCACCTGCAAGACATCCTCAACGACTACTTCATCTCCACTGAAGGCCAATACGAAATGCAGTCCTGA
- the fndc4a gene encoding fibronectin type III domain-containing protein 4 isoform X2, which produces MTRSIIFVNSVVLLLFGSDLFLVRANRPPAPVNVSVTHLRADSATVSWDVPEGDVIIGFSISQQRQDGHMQRLIREVNTTSRACVLWDLEEETDYIIQVQSIGLYGESQASRKVHFRTLKKSDRFQSNSSNQDDPTVQGLDKSRQLQTGEMIIIVVVLVMWAAVIALFCRQYDIIKDNDSSNSKEKAKPSSERSTPVHHSGGLLRSKFQSVPSINIIDV; this is translated from the exons ATGACTCGCTCCATCATTTTTGTGAACTCCGTCGTACTGTTGCTCTTTGGAAGTGACCTTTTTTTGGTGCGAGCCA ATCGCCCCCCTGCTCCTGTCAACGTCTCTGTCACACACCTGCGGGCCGACTCAGCCACTGTGTCCTGGGACGTCCCAGAGGGAGATGTGATCATTGGCTTCTCCATCTCTCAGCAG AGACAGGACGGCCACATGCAGAGACTGATCCGGGAGGTGAACACCACGAGCCGGGCCTGTGTGCTGTGGGACTTGGAGGAGGAGACGGATTACATCATCCAGGTGCAGTCCATCGGTCTGTACGGGGAGAGCCAGGCCAGCAGGAAGGTGCACTTCCGCACCCTGAAGAAATCCGACCGCTTCCAGTCCAACAGCTCCAACCAAG atGACCCGACGGTGCAGGGCTTGGATAAGTCCCGACAGCTGCAGACGGGAGAGATGATCATCATCGTGGTGGTACTCGTCATGTGGGCAG CTGTCATCGCCTTGTTTTGCCGGCAGTATGACATCATAAAGGACAATGACTCCAGCAACAGTAAGGAGAAGGCCAAGCCATCGTCAGAGCGCAGTACCCCAGTACACCACAGTGGGGGGCTGCTGAGGAGTAAG TTCCAGTCTGTGCCCTCAATCAACATCATCGATGTCTGA
- the fndc4a gene encoding fibronectin type III domain-containing protein 4 isoform X1: MLSEGALSLEGAASTSSEAQSFTVTCKDRPPAPVNVSVTHLRADSATVSWDVPEGDVIIGFSISQQRQDGHMQRLIREVNTTSRACVLWDLEEETDYIIQVQSIGLYGESQASRKVHFRTLKKSDRFQSNSSNQDDPTVQGLDKSRQLQTGEMIIIVVVLVMWAAVIALFCRQYDIIKDNDSSNSKEKAKPSSERSTPVHHSGGLLRSKFQSVPSINIIDV; encoded by the exons ATGCTGTCTGAAGGGGCCTTGTCTTTGGAAGGAGCAGCATCAACCAGTTCTGAAGCTCAGAGTTTCACTGTCACATGCAAAG ATCGCCCCCCTGCTCCTGTCAACGTCTCTGTCACACACCTGCGGGCCGACTCAGCCACTGTGTCCTGGGACGTCCCAGAGGGAGATGTGATCATTGGCTTCTCCATCTCTCAGCAG AGACAGGACGGCCACATGCAGAGACTGATCCGGGAGGTGAACACCACGAGCCGGGCCTGTGTGCTGTGGGACTTGGAGGAGGAGACGGATTACATCATCCAGGTGCAGTCCATCGGTCTGTACGGGGAGAGCCAGGCCAGCAGGAAGGTGCACTTCCGCACCCTGAAGAAATCCGACCGCTTCCAGTCCAACAGCTCCAACCAAG atGACCCGACGGTGCAGGGCTTGGATAAGTCCCGACAGCTGCAGACGGGAGAGATGATCATCATCGTGGTGGTACTCGTCATGTGGGCAG CTGTCATCGCCTTGTTTTGCCGGCAGTATGACATCATAAAGGACAATGACTCCAGCAACAGTAAGGAGAAGGCCAAGCCATCGTCAGAGCGCAGTACCCCAGTACACCACAGTGGGGGGCTGCTGAGGAGTAAG TTCCAGTCTGTGCCCTCAATCAACATCATCGATGTCTGA